A single genomic interval of Picosynechococcus sp. PCC 7003 harbors:
- a CDS encoding DUF11 domain-containing protein encodes MKRSLAIFSTACAIALGCGVVNLPKATSLLGLQPVAAQQNRQVDLKLAGHLRVIERNWRGQTQVAWRSLEGTALRPAPKVKPGDIVRYTISGNNQTNQAVSGLVLTDDLPANTVYVMNSAATVGGATITYSIDGGRTYTANPTIQVTLEDGRTATVPAPPERYTHIRWTFSGAVPPRSAVSGQYQVRVQ; translated from the coding sequence ATGAAACGTTCTCTCGCAATCTTCTCAACCGCTTGTGCCATTGCCCTCGGATGTGGTGTCGTTAATTTGCCCAAAGCGACCAGTCTCTTGGGACTCCAGCCCGTCGCAGCACAACAAAATCGTCAAGTTGATCTCAAGCTCGCGGGACACCTCCGCGTTATCGAAAGAAACTGGCGCGGTCAGACACAAGTCGCTTGGCGTTCTCTAGAAGGGACTGCCCTACGGCCTGCGCCTAAAGTCAAGCCTGGTGATATCGTTCGCTACACTATCAGCGGCAACAACCAAACCAATCAAGCGGTTTCTGGTCTCGTGCTCACCGATGATCTGCCAGCAAACACTGTATATGTGATGAATTCGGCCGCAACCGTTGGTGGTGCGACGATTACCTACAGCATCGATGGCGGCAGAACCTATACAGCGAACCCCACCATTCAAGTCACCCTAGAGGATGGTCGGACGGCGACTGTGCCTGCTCCTCCAGAACGTTATACCCATATTCGCTGGACTTTTTCTGG